One genomic region from Kamptonema formosum PCC 6407 encodes:
- a CDS encoding PAS domain-containing protein, translating to MTSALKPTFTHTALKVLLVEDNADDAELIQELLLENRWTQSLLLTPVVRLSQALEHLRHETFDVILLDLSLPDSKGFQTVARLQEYGLNIPIIVLTANSDEELATQSIQAGAQEYLVKREVNSKLLMRSLRNAIARQNRQAVWRQNEEKYRSLVNNIKEVIFQVDTAGNWVFLNAAWTEITGFGIPESLGNPFLNYIYPEDRQRNIEYLQPLVEGQKEACRYKIRYLTKEEKIRWIEVQARLTFAPNGTISGTAGTLNDITHQILAQEQLQASQDFLKHTLNAIADPIFVKDEDRRLIVFNNAFCQLLGKPREELLCKSDYDIFTPEKADLAWGKDDQVFTAGSAEENEEILIGVDGTERVISTKKTVFKNTDGSKMLVGTIRDVTSYKQQQAKLEESQRFIEKIASSSPNILYVYDIRENRNIYANGCLGELMGYTLEEVAERGTPILQTTIHPEDFAIIPEYWQQIENGLDGEIFEIEYRMRHKDGSWRWLISRDTAFSRNSEGQLTQILGTATDITERKQAEEEIRLLLTATQAISQSEDFQSALADVLRLLCRTIGWNFGEAWIPDANGKVLEYSEIWYASDKILDEFGYQSRNLTFAPGVGLPGRIWLSGESEWIEDVSEVKEPVFLRTQIALGMGLKTSFGVPICSSSEVLAVLVFFKKTQTTKESRLVELVNAAATQLGVHIQRKQTEVALRESEERFRSLVENLPGAIYRGLCDADWTMEFISDEIEAISGYPAVDFIQNHRLSFASIIHPDDREMVSREVAVATAARESYNLEYRIIHCNGSVRWIAEKGRAKLSQNGEVLWLDGLIFDITPGKQAELALLQVRAAVESASDAVAIADLDGNSIYHNQAFIHRYGYTVEELNEAGGPALIHAKSSVLREIFKSLRKGCSWSGEVELKTKQGEIVQTQLRADCIVDNASNKVGMIAVIADITELKQKESALRISEQRLQLAIEGSALGLWDWNIATAETYFDTQWKKMLGYEIDEVENNYQAWENLIHPEDLPKVITALKAYVEGRTPTYEIEFRMLSKEGYWKWILAGGKVVERDQWGSPLRMSGTHKDISDRKVAEEAAFQLAQELQQAQRIAHIGNWEFEIAAGTISWSEEVFRIYGHKLGLTPTWDQLLEQIYPEDRAEFQQLVERAITEGISYDLDHRIYRLDGEIRHINSKGKAFKNESGQVVRLFGTAMDITDRKQAEFALQQQLKRERLVGTILERMRSSLNLEEILKTTVEQVRQFLQTERTVIYRFHPDWTGVVVVESVQSGYMPILGLDIQDNCFIEQYIPLYLEGLVNVNCDIINSDRNRCYVNLLTNLQVRANLVAPILQGQKLWGLLIAHQCSGPRIWQEPEIECLKQISWQLAIAIQQSTLFEQAQTEIAERKQALAALRDSEARERSKAVQLEVAMQKLKNTQSQLIQNEKMVSLGQLVAGVAHEINNPVNFIYGNLSPAKDYSFDLLELVQLYQHEYPETTAEISEKIQNIDLEYISIDLPKLFNSMKVGAERIREIVKSLRTFSRLDEAEMKLVNIHEGIESTLLILQSRLNFQGSTSQIMVVKNYAKLPKVECCGGQLNQVVMNILANAIDALEEQSKREAVVEGDRTPTITIRTYLAERDRVGISIADNGPGIPESVCQKLFDPFFTTKPVGKGTGLGLSIAHSIVVEQHGGQITCISTPGNGAEFVIEMPVRQR from the coding sequence ATGACATCAGCTCTTAAACCGACTTTCACCCACACCGCCTTAAAAGTTCTCCTAGTCGAAGATAACGCGGATGATGCTGAACTGATTCAAGAATTACTATTAGAAAATAGGTGGACACAATCACTTTTGTTGACTCCAGTAGTTCGGCTCAGTCAAGCTTTAGAACATTTGCGTCACGAAACTTTCGATGTAATATTACTAGACCTTTCACTTCCTGATAGCAAAGGATTTCAGACGGTTGCTAGACTGCAAGAATATGGTTTAAATATTCCGATTATTGTACTCACAGCCAACAGCGATGAAGAACTAGCAACCCAGTCAATTCAAGCTGGAGCCCAGGAATATCTGGTGAAAAGAGAAGTTAACAGTAAACTGCTGATGCGTTCCTTACGCAACGCTATCGCCCGTCAGAATAGACAAGCAGTTTGGCGGCAAAACGAAGAAAAATATCGCTCTCTAGTAAATAATATCAAAGAAGTAATTTTCCAAGTAGATACCGCCGGTAATTGGGTATTTTTGAATGCCGCTTGGACAGAAATTACAGGATTTGGGATACCCGAAAGTTTGGGAAATCCATTTTTAAACTATATTTATCCAGAGGATAGGCAAAGGAATATAGAGTATTTACAACCATTAGTTGAAGGCCAAAAAGAAGCCTGTCGCTATAAAATTCGCTACCTGACTAAAGAAGAAAAAATTCGCTGGATTGAAGTGCAAGCGCGTCTAACCTTTGCCCCCAATGGCACTATCTCCGGTACTGCGGGTACTCTGAATGATATTACCCACCAAATATTAGCCCAAGAGCAATTGCAGGCATCCCAAGACTTCCTCAAACATACTCTGAATGCAATTGCTGACCCCATATTTGTTAAAGACGAGGATCGCCGCTTAATCGTATTTAATAACGCTTTTTGTCAATTATTAGGCAAGCCGCGCGAAGAACTCTTATGCAAATCCGACTATGATATCTTTACCCCAGAAAAAGCCGATCTTGCTTGGGGCAAAGATGACCAAGTATTTACAGCAGGTAGTGCTGAAGAAAATGAGGAAATATTGATCGGTGTGGATGGCACAGAACGGGTAATTTCCACCAAGAAAACAGTCTTTAAAAATACAGATGGCAGTAAAATGCTGGTCGGCACGATTCGAGATGTTACTAGCTACAAACAGCAGCAAGCTAAACTAGAAGAAAGCCAACGTTTTATTGAAAAAATAGCCAGTTCCAGCCCCAATATTCTGTACGTTTATGACATCCGAGAAAACCGGAATATCTATGCTAATGGCTGTCTAGGCGAACTTATGGGTTATACATTAGAAGAAGTTGCAGAAAGGGGAACGCCCATATTACAAACAACGATCCACCCTGAAGATTTTGCTATTATTCCTGAATATTGGCAACAAATTGAAAATGGACTCGATGGCGAGATCTTTGAAATCGAATATCGGATGCGACACAAAGATGGCTCTTGGCGCTGGTTAATTAGCAGAGATACTGCCTTTTCTAGGAATTCAGAAGGTCAACTAACCCAGATTTTAGGTACGGCAACTGATATTACAGAACGCAAACAAGCAGAAGAAGAAATTCGCTTGTTGCTAACAGCAACTCAAGCAATTAGTCAATCCGAAGACTTTCAAAGTGCCTTAGCAGATGTCCTGCGGTTATTGTGCAGGACAATCGGCTGGAATTTTGGGGAAGCCTGGATTCCTGATGCTAACGGTAAAGTTTTAGAATACAGCGAAATTTGGTATGCTAGCGATAAAATTTTAGATGAATTCGGATACCAAAGTCGAAATTTAACATTTGCGCCCGGAGTGGGACTACCAGGGCGAATTTGGTTGTCGGGCGAGTCCGAATGGATAGAAGATGTTTCTGAGGTTAAAGAACCAGTTTTTCTGAGGACGCAAATTGCCCTGGGAATGGGATTAAAAACCAGCTTTGGTGTGCCAATTTGTAGCAGTTCTGAAGTATTAGCAGTTTTGGTTTTCTTTAAGAAAACTCAAACAACAAAAGAATCACGTTTAGTTGAACTCGTAAATGCGGCGGCGACTCAGTTAGGCGTTCACATTCAGCGCAAACAAACAGAAGTAGCTTTGCGCGAGAGCGAGGAAAGATTTCGCTCTCTGGTAGAAAACCTTCCTGGCGCAATTTATCGAGGCTTATGCGATGCGGATTGGACAATGGAATTTATCAGTGATGAAATTGAGGCGATTAGCGGTTATCCAGCGGTCGATTTCATTCAAAATCACCGCTTAAGTTTTGCCAGTATTATTCATCCTGACGATAGAGAAATGGTCAGTCGTGAAGTTGCAGTGGCAACGGCAGCCAGAGAGTCCTATAATTTGGAATACCGAATTATTCACTGCAACGGTTCAGTGCGGTGGATTGCTGAAAAAGGCAGGGCAAAATTATCACAAAATGGTGAGGTTTTGTGGCTAGATGGACTCATTTTTGACATCACTCCTGGCAAACAGGCAGAACTTGCTCTACTGCAAGTTAGAGCTGCTGTAGAAAGCGCTAGCGATGCAGTTGCGATCGCTGACTTGGACGGCAACTCAATTTACCACAACCAAGCCTTTATTCACCGCTATGGTTACACCGTTGAGGAACTAAATGAAGCTGGGGGGCCAGCCTTAATTCACGCCAAATCAAGCGTATTGAGAGAGATATTTAAAAGCCTTCGTAAAGGCTGTTCTTGGAGTGGCGAAGTCGAGCTCAAAACTAAGCAGGGTGAGATTGTACAAACTCAATTACGAGCTGATTGTATAGTAGACAATGCTAGCAATAAAGTGGGGATGATAGCAGTTATTGCCGACATCACTGAACTCAAACAAAAAGAGTCTGCCTTGCGGATCAGCGAACAGCGGTTGCAGTTAGCAATAGAGGGTAGCGCTTTGGGGTTATGGGATTGGAATATAGCGACAGCAGAAACTTATTTCGATACCCAGTGGAAGAAAATGTTGGGCTATGAAATAGATGAGGTTGAAAATAATTATCAAGCCTGGGAAAATCTCATACACCCAGAAGATTTACCGAAAGTAATAACTGCTTTAAAAGCTTATGTGGAAGGTCGAACTCCCACCTATGAAATTGAATTTCGGATGCTGAGTAAAGAAGGTTATTGGAAGTGGATTTTAGCTGGGGGTAAAGTGGTAGAGCGCGATCAGTGGGGTTCACCCCTGCGGATGTCGGGTACGCACAAAGACATTAGCGATCGCAAAGTAGCAGAAGAAGCTGCCTTTCAATTAGCGCAAGAGTTGCAGCAAGCTCAGAGAATTGCCCACATCGGCAATTGGGAATTTGAAATCGCAGCGGGAACAATTAGTTGGTCTGAGGAAGTGTTCCGAATTTACGGGCACAAGCTAGGACTAACACCAACTTGGGATCAACTTTTAGAACAAATTTATCCAGAAGACAGAGCCGAATTTCAACAATTAGTTGAAAGAGCAATAACTGAAGGTATTTCTTATGATTTAGACCACCGCATATATCGCCTCGACGGAGAAATTAGGCATATTAATAGTAAGGGAAAAGCATTTAAAAATGAATCCGGTCAGGTCGTGCGGCTATTTGGGACAGCAATGGATATTACTGACCGCAAACAGGCAGAATTTGCCTTACAGCAGCAATTAAAGCGGGAAAGGCTAGTAGGGACAATTTTAGAGCGAATGCGCTCCTCTCTCAACTTAGAGGAAATCCTGAAGACTACAGTGGAACAAGTGCGGCAATTTTTGCAAACTGAGCGTACAGTAATTTACCGCTTTCATCCCGACTGGACGGGAGTAGTCGTGGTGGAATCAGTGCAGTCAGGATATATGCCGATCTTAGGTCTTGACATTCAAGATAACTGCTTTATCGAACAATATATCCCACTCTACCTAGAAGGTCTGGTTAATGTAAACTGCGACATTATCAATAGCGATCGCAATAGATGTTATGTAAATTTACTCACTAATTTACAAGTTAGAGCTAATTTAGTGGCTCCTATTTTGCAAGGTCAAAAGCTGTGGGGTTTACTGATTGCCCATCAGTGTAGTGGCCCCCGTATATGGCAGGAACCTGAGATCGAATGTCTTAAACAAATTAGCTGGCAATTAGCGATCGCGATCCAGCAATCCACACTGTTTGAACAGGCACAAACTGAAATTGCCGAGCGCAAACAAGCTCTTGCTGCCTTGCGAGATTCGGAAGCACGAGAGCGATCAAAAGCCGTGCAGCTAGAAGTTGCCATGCAGAAATTGAAAAACACTCAATCTCAGTTAATTCAAAATGAAAAAATGGTGAGTTTGGGGCAGTTAGTTGCTGGCGTAGCTCACGAAATTAATAACCCTGTCAACTTTATTTACGGCAATCTCAGTCCTGCCAAAGATTACAGTTTTGACCTGTTGGAACTGGTTCAACTCTATCAGCACGAATATCCAGAAACAACCGCAGAAATATCCGAAAAAATACAGAATATAGATTTGGAGTATATTTCTATCGATTTGCCTAAACTTTTTAATTCCATGAAAGTGGGAGCAGAAAGAATCAGAGAAATTGTCAAATCCCTACGGACTTTCTCTCGCCTAGACGAAGCAGAGATGAAGTTGGTTAACATCCATGAAGGCATTGAGAGTACGCTGCTAATTTTGCAAAGCCGCCTGAACTTTCAAGGCAGCACTTCGCAAATAATGGTAGTTAAAAATTACGCCAAACTGCCCAAAGTAGAATGCTGCGGCGGTCAGTTGAATCAGGTAGTGATGAATATTTTGGCAAATGCGATCGATGCTTTAGAAGAGCAGAGTAAAAGAGAAGCAGTAGTTGAAGGCGATCGCACTCCTACTATCACTATTCGTACTTATCTTGCAGAGCGCGATCGCGTAGGAATATCGATTGCTGACAACGGGCCAGGGATACCAGAATCTGTTTGCCAAAAACTCTTTGACCCCTTCTTTACCACTAAACCCGTAGGTAAGGGAACTGGACTAGGACTGTCAATCGCTCATTCAATCGTAGTCGAGCAGCACGGCGGTCAAATCACCTGCATTTCTACACCTGGAAACGGCGCAGAGTTTGTAATTGAAATGCCCGTGCGGCAGCGGTAA
- a CDS encoding PAS domain S-box protein, giving the protein MTTFFKKDITNQGLKLLVVEDNLEEAELIEEFLLTSNFAPHLSITRVERVSRAQQLLNQENFDVILLDLSLPDSRGIDTVARLKKYSLNTPIVVLTSNTNEELAIQSIQAGAQDYLIKIKINSEILIRSLRYAVERQHSQQILQQSTEKYTSAIDNNLVSIAIITPSNSIDNDRDNGCYKLPVKCSEEFLNHIINSNPDPIFVKDEQHRWIILNNAFCQLMGKPHSELIGKSDYDCFPKEEADIFREKDELVFRTGITNENEENFTDGQGNLHIISTKKTILEQADGRKFLVGTIRDITESKRQEKALQESEARFQRLAANIPGIIYQFQLSPDGSISFPYVSSGVYQILGYTAVEIQAIGPQIFRTLMHPEDLVRIPAYLKQIENSSDGDIFEIEYRIRHRDGSWRWLCSRDTTFTRTPEGKLKQILGTATDITEQKQTEIEIRLLLTATGAINRSLDFQDALTVILGLFCANIGWDLAEAWIPNAEGTFLECSDGWYASDRALEQFRRESKNLQYPPGEGLAGRIWMTGKPEWIEDVTLVELSTFKRSQIAAKMGLKACFGVPICEGEKVFAVLVFFNRNHIVHQPHLVELVKAAVAQLSFHIQRKNAEAALRESEERFYLAMEASALGLWDWNISTGKTYFDAQWKTMLGYQIDEIEESINSWEKLLHPNDKESVLAARNSHLEGETEFYKAEYRMRSKFGAWKWISDCGKVTVRDEWNKPLRMTGTHKDISDSKILEEKLQNSYAEMNALFEAMTDIILVIDAEATNVKVAPTNPARLYANAIDTITPTIEKFLNESRDELFLSKIRQALETKQTVNFEYSLFAGNCELWFFATISPVSENSVIWVARDISDVYNELRLRQQAEVALQQQLKRERLVGASVERIRQSLNLEEVLSTAVLEVRQFLQIERTIIYRFNPDWTGLVVVESVDEFCRSILGQDIQDNCFTELYVSLYEQGRIQAVEDINVGDLNACYLNLLMQLQVKAFLVVPILQNSPDSEYNKENSKSPIQTRLWGLLIAHHCTGRRVWQPSEIESLRQLCVQLGIAIQQSTLFAQAKTEICDRKQAESALQQAKEVAEAANRAKSEFLANMSHELRTPLNGILGYVQLIKADKNITEDQQESLGNIQQCGEHLLTLIEDILDLSKIEARKMELSPVEFNLPNFVKNIADLFQMRSAQKNIAFTCEQISSLPTYVCGDDKRLRQVLINLLGNAVKFTNSGSVTFRVGYVEAGDWGETGDWGLGITSKKEQGTTKTEQLTAINYPLPITKIRFQVEDTGIGIEENKLEEIFLPFHQVSDRVYSIEGTGLGLSISYKLVKMMGGEISVKSSLGKGSVFWIDLELPSAGTYCELAAPPEKGRIVGFTGNKRKVLIVDDNDINRAMLRRLLSRIGFEIMEAADGKDCLQKAVEFLPNVILMDLLMPVMDGFEATRCLRRIPELKNVVLLALSASVFHNTQEESLLAGCDQFLRKPVEASQLLERLRIHLDLEWIYEDREERIRKKGESKKSLDYPSSIHTPDSESISALLKLVVIGDIEAILEEISRLEIVDPQLVPFVTHLRQLAKGFQLKQIREFLNQYLK; this is encoded by the coding sequence CCGTTGCGCGGTTAAAAAAATACAGCCTCAATACTCCCATAGTAGTTTTGACCTCGAATACTAATGAAGAATTAGCCATTCAGTCAATCCAAGCTGGAGCCCAAGACTATCTAATAAAAATTAAAATCAACAGCGAAATTTTAATTCGCTCTCTACGCTACGCAGTCGAGCGCCAACATAGTCAACAAATTCTACAGCAAAGTACAGAGAAATATACCTCGGCAATTGATAATAACCTAGTGAGCATAGCCATTATTACCCCGTCAAATAGCATCGATAACGATCGCGATAATGGCTGCTATAAACTACCAGTAAAATGTTCAGAAGAATTTTTAAACCACATAATTAATTCTAATCCTGACCCTATTTTTGTCAAAGATGAGCAGCATCGCTGGATTATTTTAAACAATGCCTTTTGCCAGCTCATGGGAAAGCCTCATAGTGAACTAATTGGCAAATCAGATTATGATTGTTTTCCTAAAGAAGAAGCTGATATTTTTCGAGAAAAAGACGAACTGGTATTTAGGACAGGCATAACCAATGAAAACGAAGAAAATTTTACGGATGGTCAGGGGAATTTGCACATAATTTCCACTAAAAAAACTATACTTGAACAAGCAGATGGTCGTAAATTTTTAGTAGGTACAATTAGAGACATTACAGAGTCTAAGCGTCAAGAAAAAGCCTTACAAGAAAGTGAAGCTAGGTTCCAAAGACTAGCCGCTAACATACCAGGAATAATTTATCAATTCCAACTATCACCAGACGGTTCAATATCTTTTCCTTACGTTTCTTCTGGTGTCTACCAGATTCTCGGCTATACAGCAGTAGAAATTCAAGCAATAGGCCCTCAAATTTTCCGCACTCTAATGCACCCGGAAGATTTAGTCAGAATACCTGCTTACCTCAAACAAATAGAAAATAGCAGTGATGGGGACATCTTTGAAATAGAATACCGCATCCGACATCGAGACGGCAGTTGGCGCTGGCTTTGCAGCCGCGATACAACTTTCACCAGAACCCCAGAAGGTAAGCTCAAACAAATTCTTGGTACTGCGACTGACATCACCGAACAAAAGCAAACAGAAATAGAAATCAGATTATTACTGACAGCAACTGGTGCGATTAATCGCTCCTTGGATTTTCAGGATGCCTTAACAGTCATTTTGGGATTATTTTGTGCTAACATTGGCTGGGATTTGGCAGAAGCTTGGATTCCTAATGCTGAAGGCACATTTTTAGAATGTAGCGATGGATGGTATGCCAGCGATCGCGCTTTAGAACAGTTTCGGCGCGAAAGCAAAAATTTGCAATATCCACCAGGAGAGGGGTTAGCAGGCCGAATTTGGATGACAGGTAAGCCAGAATGGATAGAAGATGTTACCCTCGTTGAATTGTCAACTTTTAAGCGCTCCCAAATTGCCGCTAAAATGGGATTAAAAGCGTGTTTTGGCGTACCAATTTGCGAGGGAGAAAAAGTTTTTGCTGTCTTAGTTTTCTTTAACCGCAATCATATTGTCCACCAACCTCATTTAGTTGAACTGGTAAAAGCTGCTGTGGCTCAGTTGAGTTTTCACATCCAGCGCAAAAATGCAGAAGCAGCTTTGCGGGAGAGCGAAGAGCGCTTTTACTTAGCAATGGAAGCTAGCGCTCTCGGACTGTGGGATTGGAATATTAGCACGGGCAAAACCTATTTTGATGCTCAGTGGAAAACCATGCTCGGCTATCAAATTGACGAGATCGAAGAAAGTATTAACTCCTGGGAAAAATTGCTACATCCAAATGATAAAGAAAGTGTACTTGCAGCCAGGAATAGCCACCTAGAAGGTGAAACTGAATTCTACAAAGCAGAATATCGAATGCGGAGTAAATTTGGCGCATGGAAGTGGATTTCCGATTGCGGAAAAGTAACAGTTCGCGATGAATGGAACAAACCACTACGGATGACTGGTACTCATAAAGACATCAGCGACAGTAAAATTCTCGAAGAAAAACTACAAAATTCCTATGCGGAAATGAACGCTCTATTTGAAGCAATGACAGATATTATACTCGTTATTGATGCGGAAGCGACTAATGTAAAAGTTGCCCCCACAAACCCTGCTCGCCTTTATGCTAATGCTATTGATACTATTACCCCGACAATAGAAAAATTTTTAAACGAGTCCAGGGACGAGCTTTTTTTGAGTAAAATTCGGCAAGCTCTAGAAACAAAGCAGACAGTTAATTTTGAGTACAGCTTGTTCGCAGGCAACTGTGAATTGTGGTTTTTTGCCACTATTTCTCCCGTGTCGGAAAATTCAGTAATCTGGGTAGCTCGCGACATCAGCGATGTCTATAACGAGCTGCGGTTACGCCAACAAGCCGAAGTTGCATTGCAACAGCAGTTAAAGCGAGAGCGACTTGTAGGAGCCAGCGTTGAGCGCATTCGTCAGTCTCTTAACCTTGAAGAAGTCCTCAGTACCGCTGTCTTGGAAGTCAGGCAATTTTTACAAATAGAGCGCACGATTATCTACCGATTTAATCCTGATTGGACTGGCCTTGTAGTTGTCGAGTCGGTTGATGAGTTTTGTAGGTCTATTCTTGGTCAAGATATTCAAGATAATTGCTTTACGGAACTCTATGTTTCTCTCTACGAGCAAGGGAGAATTCAAGCCGTAGAAGATATTAATGTTGGCGATCTAAATGCTTGCTATCTGAATTTGCTGATGCAGTTGCAGGTGAAAGCTTTTTTGGTAGTACCAATTCTGCAAAATAGTCCCGATTCAGAATATAACAAGGAGAATTCAAAATCCCCAATTCAAACTCGGCTTTGGGGTCTGCTGATTGCCCACCACTGCACGGGCCGCCGTGTCTGGCAGCCATCTGAGATAGAATCTCTGAGACAGTTGTGCGTGCAGTTGGGGATTGCCATCCAACAATCGACGTTATTCGCACAAGCTAAAACTGAAATCTGCGATCGCAAGCAGGCAGAATCCGCCTTGCAACAAGCGAAAGAAGTCGCAGAAGCTGCTAACCGCGCTAAAAGCGAATTTCTAGCGAATATGAGTCACGAACTCCGCACACCTTTAAATGGAATTTTAGGTTATGTTCAATTGATCAAGGCCGACAAAAATATCACTGAAGACCAACAGGAAAGCCTGGGTAATATTCAGCAATGCGGCGAACACCTACTCACCCTAATTGAAGATATTTTAGACCTCTCAAAAATTGAAGCCCGAAAAATGGAACTCTCTCCCGTAGAGTTTAATTTACCTAATTTCGTCAAAAATATTGCCGACCTATTCCAGATGCGATCTGCACAAAAAAATATTGCCTTTACTTGCGAGCAAATATCTTCCCTACCTACCTATGTTTGTGGTGATGATAAAAGGTTACGGCAAGTTTTGATTAATTTACTGGGTAATGCAGTGAAGTTTACTAACAGTGGCAGCGTAACTTTTAGAGTTGGCTATGTAGAAGCTGGAGACTGGGGAGAGACTGGAGACTGGGGACTGGGAATTACCAGTAAAAAAGAACAAGGAACAACTAAAACCGAACAACTAACAGCTATCAACTACCCATTACCAATTACCAAAATTCGGTTTCAAGTAGAAGATACTGGTATCGGCATAGAGGAAAACAAATTAGAAGAAATATTTTTGCCATTCCACCAAGTTAGCGATCGCGTTTATTCTATTGAAGGCACAGGCTTGGGACTTTCTATTAGTTATAAATTAGTGAAAATGATGGGGGGTGAAATTAGTGTCAAAAGTAGTTTGGGCAAAGGGAGTGTTTTCTGGATAGATTTAGAGTTGCCATCAGCAGGCACTTACTGCGAATTAGCCGCACCCCCAGAAAAAGGCAGAATTGTCGGTTTCACAGGCAATAAGCGGAAAGTGCTAATAGTAGATGATAACGATATCAATCGCGCGATGTTGCGGAGGTTACTTTCCCGCATTGGCTTTGAAATTATGGAGGCCGCAGACGGCAAAGACTGTTTACAAAAAGCAGTAGAATTTTTACCAAATGTGATTTTAATGGACTTGCTAATGCCAGTTATGGACGGCTTTGAAGCTACCAGGTGTCTGCGGAGAATACCAGAACTAAAAAATGTAGTTTTGCTTGCCCTAAGTGCTAGCGTTTTTCATAATACTCAGGAAGAAAGCCTGCTCGCAGGCTGCGATCAATTTCTCCGCAAACCTGTAGAAGCATCACAACTTTTAGAACGGCTACGGATACATTTGGATTTAGAATGGATTTATGAAGATCGGGAAGAAAGAATTAGGAAAAAAGGAGAATCTAAAAAATCTCTTGACTATCCTTCCTCTATCCATACTCCTGACTCTGAGTCAATTTCTGCATTACTAAAGTTGGTTGTGATTGGTGACATCGAAGCTATTTTGGAGGAAATTAGCAGACTTGAAATAGTAGATCCACAATTAGTTCCATTTGTCACCCATTTGCGCCAACTTGCTAAAGGGTTTCAGCTTAAACAAATCCGGGAATTTTTAAACCAATATCTGAAGTAA
- a CDS encoding hybrid sensor histidine kinase/response regulator — translation MNIKNSERSIILIVDDNQTNLDVLFDFLRNCNFKVLVALDGESAIEQLEYVRPDLILLDVMMPGIDGFETCSRLKAIPATKDIPVIFMTALSDTVNKVRGFQSGAVDYITKPFQHEEVLSRIQTHLTICKLQKKLQEKNEQLAALNGNLEKLVEQKTKQLIEQQKTAIIGRLTQGMVHNLRSPLQIIQTSVDLIEAKAAQLDDKSLFNYSKYINRSVAAINEIMETLMFKSIKDQKGELQPVNLNELLQRELQLLDSNLYFKHKVNKKYLFDPNLPSLPLIYSYFSQVFHNLIDNALHAMWNMKNQNLTIVTRQDEYRIYMDIEDSGCGIAPENLPNVFDFFYTSKPAKGEEEKEGAPTGTGLGLYTCLELLKPFQGEITIKSELGKGSIFTVILPKPIIDKI, via the coding sequence ATGAACATCAAAAACTCAGAAAGAAGTATCATTCTCATCGTTGACGATAATCAAACGAATCTCGATGTACTTTTCGATTTTTTAAGGAATTGCAACTTCAAAGTATTAGTAGCACTTGATGGTGAAAGTGCGATCGAGCAACTTGAGTATGTCCGACCAGATTTGATACTTTTAGATGTAATGATGCCAGGAATTGATGGGTTTGAAACTTGCAGTCGGCTGAAAGCAATCCCAGCCACCAAAGACATCCCAGTGATTTTTATGACTGCCCTTTCTGATACAGTAAATAAAGTCAGGGGTTTTCAATCGGGAGCTGTTGATTACATTACTAAGCCGTTTCAGCACGAAGAAGTATTGAGCCGCATTCAAACCCATTTGACTATTTGCAAATTGCAAAAAAAACTCCAAGAGAAGAATGAACAACTCGCTGCACTTAACGGTAATCTAGAAAAGCTAGTAGAACAAAAAACTAAACAGCTAATAGAGCAGCAAAAAACCGCGATTATCGGGCGATTAACCCAAGGAATGGTACACAACTTAAGAAGCCCCTTACAAATCATCCAGACTAGCGTTGATTTGATTGAAGCTAAAGCGGCACAATTGGACGACAAGTCCCTCTTTAACTATAGCAAATATATTAATCGTTCAGTAGCGGCAATTAATGAAATCATGGAAACTCTAATGTTCAAAAGTATCAAAGATCAAAAGGGAGAGTTGCAGCCTGTCAATCTGAATGAGTTATTGCAGCGAGAATTACAACTTTTAGATTCAAATTTGTATTTTAAGCATAAGGTTAATAAAAAATATTTATTCGATCCAAACCTTCCCAGCTTGCCTTTAATTTATTCTTATTTTTCCCAGGTATTCCACAATTTAATAGATAATGCACTCCATGCTATGTGGAACATGAAAAATCAAAACTTGACTATTGTTACCAGACAAGACGAATACAGAATATACATGGATATAGAAGATTCTGGCTGCGGTATTGCCCCAGAGAACCTGCCAAATGTGTTTGACTTTTTCTACACATCCAAACCTGCTAAAGGCGAGGAAGAAAAAGAGGGAGCACCTACAGGAACAGGATTAGGGCTTTATACTTGTCTAGAACTTTTAAAACCTTTTCAAGGCGAGATTACAATTAAATCTGAACTCGGTAAGGGCAGTATCTTTACCGTAATTCTACCGAAGCCGATTATTGATAAAATTTAA